TGTGTGCGGATCAACTCTGAAAATCCGTCCAAAACCCACGTTGGTTCGGTGAGTATACATCATACCGTATCATCCACTTCATGTCTATTTCATGGAGTTAGATACATTTTTCGGCTTGTGGAGGTAAACTTATCTGGATCAACACGGTGGCATTCTGAACATTCGATATAGTTCCTGTTGCCGTGCCCTATTGAATAGCGCCCTCTTGAGCTCACATGAAACGCGATGTTACTCGGCAGAAACCTTGATGTTGCAAAGGGTTCATTTCAGTTTAAGACACCAGAACGACGATAATCGATGAAGTGCCTCGTATCTAAACGCTTTGTCCCTTTCAATTGTTATAATTTAGGATTTAAATAAATCACTCACAACATTTGAACCAGATTCAGTTCAAATACCGTTTAAAACATAACGAAGAgctgataattttgttttacagaaTAAACATGGCACTCTTGTCTGGACGAAGAAGACGAACACTTAAAATTGTAGTCATTCTTTTATTTGTGGTCGTCCCAATTTGGTTCCTAATCAACTACGAAATCATAAACATCCTTCAAAGCAGCGAAACAATGGAACTTCTACAAAGAATAAGGGCTTTGTCAGTAACTAAACCGAGAGAAGTCTTTCAAAGAAGCACAAGAGAGATGGCGAAATCTCACGACAAAATTGTAATtccaaatattgttcattacaTCTGGTTTGGTGAAAAGGTGTTTAAATTGCACCATCTCCTCAGCATTTTAAGTgtaagaagatttttgaaaccAGATAAAATATTTCTGCATACTGATTCAGATGTAATTTCGGAGCGTAGTGGACCGAACTCGCGGCATTATTGGTTTGAAGCTTTAGAAGTTGCAGGAGTTGAACTAGTTATTGCGCAGCCGCCAACACAAATACACGGCAAAGTGATAAAGTCACCACGTGATCAATCGATTCTGGCGAGAATTCAGACTCTCTCAGAGCATGGTGGGATTTACGTGGACAATGACGTGATAGTTTTGAAGTCCTTTGATATCCTTCGTCagtatgactttgttattgCTCGAGAATCCTTTGGTCTCAATCCAGGAATCATGCTCGCTCGGCAAAATGCAACGTTTCTAACAAAGTGGCTCGAGTGTTTCAAATGCTACAACGAAACCATCGGTACTGATAGAATGCCTGAAGATCTTATTCGCAATTATTCAAAATCTGTGTACGTTGAAAATGGAGGATTTCGTCGTCTAGATCACATTGGAGTTGAAGATAAATCACAGAATATATTTTTCGGTAATATCGACCATTCGAACAATTATGCGTTGAAATTGCACTACGATTTTTATGACAAGGAATACACAGAATATGAAATTAAGTATCTTAATACAACTTTTGGTGAATTGGCTAGGCTGGCCTACTTCGGTGACTCGACTCTTCAGACTATGCATTGGCCGTCCAAACCAAAAGAAAGCGATCCCCTGCTTGTACCTAACATTGTCCATTACATTTGGTTCACGTCAGAGGAATTTAAATTCCACCACTTTCTAAGCGTAAAAAGCGCCATGGCCATCCAAAACGCCGAGAAAATTGTCTTCCACTGTGATTCAGAACCAAGGGGAGAGTGGTGGGACATTGTTCGAGAAATGACTGGCCCAACTTTGGAAGTGTTACACCGAGATCAGCCGTCGGAAACCTTCGGGAAACCTGTAATTGACGTGCGACACAGATGTGACATCACTAAAGTCAACATTTTGCTGGAATACGGAGGAGTTTATCTTGACACAGATGCAATaattgtcaaaaatgttaaTCCTCTCCGACGATACGAATGCACCATGGGATTGGATGTGTTGGGCTTGAGTAATGGAGTCGTGATGTCAGCTCCAAAGGCAAAGTTCATGAAGCTTATTTACGATTCGTACGAATATTACGACCAGACGCGTCTTTACTACAACTCAAAGATTCTACCCTATGAAATAGCATCTGCTAATATTGATCTCATAAACATCGAACCAACGCGTTTAACACGGCCAGACTGGACCGACTGGTGGGACATGGGAAGACTTTGGAAACACGGATATAAAACGGACTGGTCTCACATGCATGTCATTCAGTTAGCTTACCATTACCATGGCATCGAACACAACCCTGAGGATATCAAAACTATGAACAATACTTTTGGAGAAATTGCCCGCTATATTTACTATGGAAGTAAAGAAATTATACTTGATTCGTAATATCATTTTATCTCAGAATACTGTTGCAGTAACCTAATGTTTGGAAGATTATAATGCCAGGATTAGTGGTGCCTGTCGTTACGATATGATGCTAAACTGTGATGGATTGCCTTCATGTCGCCTCTGTCATAAGTCTGCTCATTTCTAGTTCAAACTACTGTTTAAACATTTTCGACCAGTTAGTAACCGTATTGGCATACAAAAACACAGCCAAAAACATGACCTATTAAGCTTAGCTAAAACATGACCCTACTGTACGCCTGAATTAACCCTCCGAAGTGTTATCAACTGCAAGGCCTATAAAAGTGAAGTGAAGTTGGGAACACATTAGGCATCACATACCCCTGTCACTGTCTTCAGTGCGCATCTCTTTTTGTGTCCGTGACGACAAGCGTGACGTCATACGAATACTATGTTATCACATCATTTGACTGAAGGCCATCACAAACTCACTCTAAACTGTTTATACAAAATGTACGCATGCTTTCCCATTTTTCTTTTAAATCCATGATTTGATGGACACTTGTTTTAAGAACTTTAAAAAACTGACTGTTGGCAGTGCGACATCAATTTGTGATAAATCAGCGGTgaataaaaatgttgattctagAAAATCATTGTGTAAGATTCAGTCAGTTAAGTAAACATCGTCGGTATACAAAGCTTGATAGAAGCTTGCGTGTCTTCCtgataaaatgtacaattaCGACAGTCACTTTTCGTTCTGTTCTCCCAAATATCCGTTTGAAACGTTAACTTAATGTGACAAAAGAACTCGTTCCACGACGTTTGCAAAGTAAAGTCGTAAATGGGAAGTTGTATTTTCAGCGAAGCCGAAGTACTTGAAAGTCGATAAAAATCATTAATTACTATCTACAAACTTTTTAACAATACTGGAAAAAACGTCTTCGCAGTACTCTCTATGATTTGATGGTACTATTCCAAAAATCACTCTTTGCAGGttaatgaagttcaaaatgttgaattCTTTAACTGGTGATTTGAATTCATGGTCATGATGTAACTAATTTGAAGGTATAAGTTGAGAGAATTCCTACAaggaaatattcatttttaaagtTACAGTTTTTCTGCACTTTATATTCCGATTTCCATTTTAATATTGTGCATTTCTGCTCCGATAAAAACTAATCTTTCGAGTAACTTGTCTGCTATTTAAAagtgaaaatgataaaacacgTCTGCCCAGCCGGGGAAGGATAGGCTAGCTCAGGCCACAATAGGTCAACTGAGGTCAAAAAACGTATGCTCAAGTCAGATAAAATCAGATTATTGACATCAACAAAGAGCTTTAAgggaaatgagagagagagagagagagagagagagagagagaggaggaggagagagagagagagagagagagagagatgggttCCACGAATTTAGTAAAATATGACAGACAAAGTAATGTATTTAGCAGGTTTTTAATGCATAGCTATTGATGTATAGAGTTTGtagttttacaaaatattcaaatttttgttaCGTAACCGTACACCATGTAAACCCTATTCCCTTAGAATATGCACATCACTTCATATTGTGAAAGTCACCCATCCCataacaattattttcatatcaaCTCATTTGAATTATAAAAAAGTATTACAATTGTACAATATAATATTCAGATTCAACACAAATGAAAGATTCTACCAAACCAGACTGTCTGTACACACCATATTAACATTCGCTGGCAGCTTTTGTAATCCAATTTTGATTACATGTACACTTGTTTATTCTCACACGATGCAGGACTCCTGTCATCAAAAGCCCAAAGAGGGTCTTCTCACCATTGCACGCAGTGCGCACGAAGTCCACCACGTTACTGATAGGACTTATCACTATTTAATAGTGAATACACAATGAGGACAATAACTGTTTTATGCAGAGATAATTGCTCTCCTTTATGTTCTCATGATCTTGTAAGGATAAGATATACCGTTTCAAGTTAATGAAACACCATAGCATCCAGAAATATTTGGTTTCATTACCACAAAACAAGGGTATTGGAAGACAAGCACAAGTTGTACAAGACTTCCAGTCACATGACTGATATCAGTAGACCAATCAACATTGGCTTTACTCCTCTTCAAATCCTAACAAGGAAAACAGTCAGGTTTGGTTGAATTTTATGATTCAGGTCACCGAAAAGAAAGAACAAACAAAGAGTTCAAACTtataataaataatatcaaCATAAAATAGTTCATCAGCTGGTCAGTCTCTGTTAATATATCACATCTTTGATTCTTTTTGTAATATGATCCACACTTCATCAtataaaatcaactttacagttcTGCACATGGTAATTACACCTTTTGACACAATAAATATTACTATTTAGTACACATTctcattgaaaaatcaaacacaCCCTCAACTACTGCCTgtcaaaatatatcaaagtaAATCCAAACATGTTGGATCACGAGAAAGTTCACTTAAATATGGTATACCACAATTTTAACGATTGCACATTTATTGTGTATGAGCACAACGTTGTGTAGAATACAATACACAAAATCCTGATTTACAAGTTTTCAGTACTCCTAGTCAATTTACAAATGGcagttttttatttcaaatatcaagtcAAAGTATAAGTCCTTTGATTCTAGCGCCCTCAACTCCCTCACTTGGAAAGACACAAGTATTTGAACAAACCAGACATTGATCATAGTACTAGAAGTACTGCTCCCACTACTTAAACCCCAAAGTCTACATAAGCCAACCATTACTGGTgaaaatgtaatgaaacatcGCATTTACAGTTAAATGTACTCAAATACAGACCAAGTACCATTCACTtgttgaagaaattttaaaacagaGTTGTGCTGAAATATTCCCACAATCCTCAATGCCTTGACATCACACTACTTCATGAAACCCTTTCAAAGATAGACtagattatttttaaattaatgACAATTGAAGGGTGTTGAAGGGATGCTGGATCCCAAATCCCTCCAATGATATCAGCAaatcttattttcattttgatatcagctatgatatacatgtataccacTTTCAGCTCTCCAATGGAGCTAAATTCTAGCCTGTCTACAACAGCTACTGGATGCTAAAATGATGGTGTAGTTGTAATTTCCTAAAAGTAGTGTGAAATTGCACCtaatgtgaagaaattttaagcattattCAAGGTTAaagatggaatattactgagAAATTTAAAGTCACATGACTGACCTTTGTTGAAATGACGTCATGTATGTTTGGTCTATAATAATATTTGTACAGTATGTGTTTGTACTACAGACACAATTGCATTGGATTAATTTTTCATGACAAGCAGTGCTCTGTTTTACCACTAAAATCTAGAAATTGCACTGCGTCGTATAGTCCATTATACTGTAAACTTTTAACCCacgtcaaattttacaaaactgcAGCGAAAGAAAGAACATTTTCAGCTGAGAAAATCCAGCTATTGgtcatgaaaatgttttatgtattttttacatACTTCATCCACAGGACTTATTATATAGAAAAAGATAAATATATGCAGCAATAGAAAACACAACGCTGTAAGTTGATAGATATAGCTTCTTTTGAATAGAAAAAATCAATTTACACATTTATTGTCACAGTGTAATTGGTGACATTCTCAcagagaaaaactgaaatttatttcaatttaagTTTAATCATTTATCAGGTTTTGGTTTTTGAAGTCTGGAATGGTACAATACTACACTCCAAAAAGAGTTTGTCAGCATTGAATCTTGACAATTATTCCTGCCAGCCTCTAAGGTCTGATGTAAATCTACTGCCTTGCAGTGACACATTTTTCTATGGGATGTTTACTGGCACACCTTTCTTCTTACATCAGCCtcatattacatattacatagACAGTAAGAGCTGTAATAGAATTCACCCATGAGTGCTCTGTGTACACCAAAGTATGTGAGCCTTAACAGAATATCACAAGAACTGCACCGAGATTTTCAAATAGTTAGAATAATTCAGCAAATTAGAAACTGAAATTACACCAAGCagtatatgaaaatttgaaattgcatcATATATTTTGCAATACTGAGATCCCTATAAAGAAGAGGAatgtttcaaacaaaaatgttttgattCCATGAAAGGTGCTGATTGAATCATAAttcacaaatatgtaaattgagGTTAATTGTATGAGTGTGCCAATAGAATAGTGATTGAGTTGTACTGATAGTGATGGTAATATAAATTGGAGAGCACaccgtcaaaaatatgaaaatcatgaaTGTTGATTTTTGGAGAGTTGCTGAGTGTAGGAAAtcaatgaatgggacacaagaTATTGACAGATATTGACAGATTATTGAGATCTAAATAGTCATGTGGACTGTGGCTGTCTGAAGTCTGAATGcctgtttttaaaatgtaatccTGACTTCAATAGAAAACATCCACAGCTTTGATAATCTGACTGTATATGCACAATAGATGCAGAGTGTACATGCATGATACATGCAATGGgtgtacatacataatacatatatatgcaatgtgtatgtacatgtacatgtacgatACATGGGATGCACCAAAAAAGTCATAGTttgtacaatatttagacaaagcAAATGAAATGGCTTTGTGAATTGCACTCACTGTTCATAATCTTTCTTAATGATATCAGCTGACTGCATAACTATAAAATTAGTAATTTAGTTAATTTATTAAGTGttatgaaattcatgaaataataattgtcatTAGTATACAGGCTGATACTCTGTGTAGCCACATTACTAGTTCTTTCCTTCTTATTTggtttagaaaaaaaataaaagcttGTTTGGAATTCTTTGAAGAATCACTGAGTCAATATCTCATGAAAGCCCTTACTTAATTTCACATATTCATTTGACTATTAAACCACAAGCTGGTGGTTGAACAAACAGATGTTAGCTTCTCAGACCAAGATAAGTAAACGATctggtttgttttgttgtggACCTACATGTGTAACTGTTGCTGTGTCTCACAATTAACATGTTAGCAGTTGATTTGGTAGATCTGACCATACACAGTACCGATggcaatatattttttaaagtcgCATCATGCACAAGTTCATGACAAAATAGTTCCTAGACCCACAACTTAACAACAGTGCATATGACAATAATTACTAATGCTGTACGTCTCATCATGATAAGTGTCCATGGAAATAATTGAAATTCCCACCATGGACGTTGTCCATCAGGATCGTTGCTACGTCAAACCTTGGAcagtttccatggcaatggTCACTAGGTCACACCAAGGACACTGTCCAAGGCAACGGTTGCTTGGTCTCGTCATGACCAGTGTCCGTGACAATAGTTGCTAGGTCCTACCATGACGCATTGAATCCATGACAACAGTTTCTACCAATGAACATGCACTTGTCTCCATTTCTGAAACACCACTGGAGATTAAAACAAAGCATGTGATGAAAGAGGTGCATCCTGGGTAAACTGAGAATCAGTCTATAGTGTCTATAGTGTGTGATTACTTCGTCTTGACAGCAGTACATCCTGCAGCACAGCACAGACAACAGCAGCACAGTACAAGCATGATGTAGGTGGCGTTAGTCAGCCAAAAAGCAAACTTATACAACGGTTCTGAGCAAT
This DNA window, taken from Ptychodera flava strain L36383 chromosome 4, AS_Pfla_20210202, whole genome shotgun sequence, encodes the following:
- the LOC139131923 gene encoding uncharacterized protein, with the translated sequence MALLSGRRRRTLKIVVILLFVVVPIWFLINYEIINILQSSETMELLQRIRALSVTKPREVFQRSTREMAKSHDKIVIPNIVHYIWFGEKVFKLHHLLSILSVRRFLKPDKIFLHTDSDVISERSGPNSRHYWFEALEVAGVELVIAQPPTQIHGKVIKSPRDQSILARIQTLSEHGGIYVDNDVIVLKSFDILRQYDFVIARESFGLNPGIMLARQNATFLTKWLECFKCYNETIGTDRMPEDLIRNYSKSVYVENGGFRRLDHIGVEDKSQNIFFGNIDHSNNYALKLHYDFYDKEYTEYEIKYLNTTFGELARLAYFGDSTLQTMHWPSKPKESDPLLVPNIVHYIWFTSEEFKFHHFLSVKSAMAIQNAEKIVFHCDSEPRGEWWDIVREMTGPTLEVLHRDQPSETFGKPVIDVRHRCDITKVNILLEYGGVYLDTDAIIVKNVNPLRRYECTMGLDVLGLSNGVVMSAPKAKFMKLIYDSYEYYDQTRLYYNSKILPYEIASANIDLINIEPTRLTRPDWTDWWDMGRLWKHGYKTDWSHMHVIQLAYHYHGIEHNPEDIKTMNNTFGEIARYIYYGSKEIILDS